Proteins from a single region of Paenibacillus sp. BIHB 4019:
- the leuS gene encoding leucine--tRNA ligase, which produces MSQDQQPQGYNPLIVEPKWQKYWDENKTFATKEEAGKPKFYALDMFPYPSGSGLHVGHPEGYTATDIVSRYKRLRGFNVLHPMGWDAFGLPAEQHALDTGQHPREITFKNIDNFRRQIKSLGFSYDWDREFSTTDPDYYKWTQWIFIQLYNKGLAYVAEVPVNWCEALGTVLANEEVIDGLSERGNHPVVRKPMRQWVLKITEYAERLLEDLEELDWTESIKDMQRNWIGKSTGAEVTFAIEGHDANLVVFTTRPDTLFGATYCVLAPEHELVAQITTADQKAAIEAYQLTASRKSDLERTDLAKEKSGVFTGAYAINPVNGEKTPIWIADYVLAGYGTGAIMAVPGHDTRDWEFATQFGLPIVEVVQGGDISKEAYTGDGAHVNSDLLNGLNNEEAIAKMISFLEEKGSGHGKVTYRLRDWLFSRQRYWGEPIPILHLEDGTMKPVPEDQLPLLLPDVDAIKPSGTGESPLANVTEWVNTIDPETGMKARRETNTMPQWAGSCWYYLRFIDPKNDKEICSPEKQREWLPVDLYIGGAEHAVLHLLYARFWHKVLYDLGVVETKEPFHKLVNQGMILGTNNEKMSKSRGNVINPDEIVSEFGGDTLRLYEMFMGPLEATKPWNTNGVEGAFRFLSRVWRLFIGDDGSLSAKISEGETTEAFKRTWHRTIKKVTDDFEHLRFNTAISQLMIFVNEAYKTEVLPREAMADFVKMLSPLAPHIAEELWEKLGGTGTITYESWPTWEEAWTVDQEVEIVVQVNGKIIERLSIAADTDEAEMERLAKELAKVQELIAGKTIRKVVAVKGKIVNIVAN; this is translated from the coding sequence ATGAGTCAAGATCAGCAACCGCAAGGATATAATCCGCTGATAGTAGAGCCGAAATGGCAAAAATATTGGGATGAGAACAAGACGTTCGCTACGAAGGAAGAAGCGGGCAAACCGAAATTTTATGCACTCGATATGTTCCCTTATCCATCCGGTTCAGGCCTGCACGTCGGTCATCCGGAAGGCTACACGGCAACGGATATCGTGTCGCGTTACAAGCGTCTGCGCGGCTTTAACGTCCTGCACCCAATGGGCTGGGATGCGTTTGGCCTACCTGCAGAGCAGCATGCACTGGATACAGGGCAGCATCCGCGTGAAATTACATTTAAAAATATCGACAACTTCCGTCGTCAAATCAAATCGCTCGGCTTTTCCTACGATTGGGATCGCGAGTTTAGTACGACTGACCCGGATTATTATAAATGGACGCAGTGGATTTTCATCCAGCTGTACAATAAAGGCCTTGCATATGTTGCTGAAGTTCCAGTTAACTGGTGCGAAGCGCTGGGAACTGTGCTTGCCAACGAGGAAGTCATTGACGGACTAAGCGAACGCGGAAATCATCCGGTTGTACGCAAGCCAATGCGCCAATGGGTACTGAAAATTACCGAATATGCGGAGCGCCTGCTGGAGGATCTGGAGGAGCTTGACTGGACGGAAAGCATCAAGGATATGCAGCGCAACTGGATCGGCAAGTCTACAGGCGCCGAAGTAACGTTTGCTATTGAGGGTCATGACGCGAATCTTGTCGTGTTTACGACACGTCCGGATACTTTGTTCGGTGCCACTTATTGCGTGCTTGCGCCTGAGCATGAGCTGGTTGCCCAAATTACGACAGCGGATCAAAAGGCGGCTATTGAGGCATACCAGCTGACAGCTTCCCGCAAGAGCGATTTGGAGCGTACTGATTTGGCGAAGGAAAAATCCGGCGTTTTCACGGGTGCATATGCGATTAACCCGGTCAATGGCGAGAAAACGCCAATCTGGATTGCCGATTATGTACTTGCAGGCTACGGTACAGGTGCGATTATGGCGGTTCCAGGCCATGATACGCGCGACTGGGAATTTGCCACACAGTTCGGACTGCCGATTGTGGAAGTCGTGCAAGGCGGAGATATTTCCAAAGAAGCTTATACTGGCGACGGTGCCCACGTAAATTCCGATTTGCTGAACGGGCTTAATAATGAAGAAGCGATTGCGAAAATGATCAGCTTCCTTGAAGAAAAAGGCAGCGGCCATGGCAAAGTGACGTACCGTCTGCGCGATTGGCTGTTCAGCCGCCAGCGTTATTGGGGCGAGCCGATTCCGATTCTTCATCTGGAGGATGGCACAATGAAGCCAGTACCAGAGGACCAGCTTCCGCTGCTGCTGCCAGATGTTGATGCGATTAAGCCTTCGGGTACAGGGGAATCACCGCTTGCGAATGTTACGGAATGGGTCAACACGATTGATCCAGAAACGGGCATGAAGGCGCGTCGCGAGACGAACACGATGCCGCAATGGGCGGGCAGCTGCTGGTACTACCTGCGCTTTATCGATCCGAAAAACGACAAGGAAATTTGTTCGCCGGAGAAACAGCGCGAATGGCTGCCGGTTGACCTGTATATCGGCGGAGCGGAGCATGCTGTGCTTCACTTGCTGTATGCGCGCTTCTGGCATAAAGTATTGTATGATCTGGGCGTAGTTGAGACGAAGGAGCCTTTCCATAAGCTCGTGAACCAAGGGATGATTTTGGGCACGAACAATGAGAAAATGTCCAAATCCCGCGGCAACGTCATTAACCCGGATGAAATTGTATCGGAATTCGGCGGAGATACGCTGCGTTTGTATGAAATGTTCATGGGCCCGCTGGAAGCGACGAAGCCTTGGAACACGAACGGCGTAGAAGGAGCCTTCCGTTTCCTTAGCCGTGTATGGCGCTTGTTCATCGGTGACGATGGCAGCTTGAGTGCGAAAATTTCGGAAGGTGAAACGACTGAAGCGTTCAAGCGTACATGGCATCGCACCATTAAAAAAGTAACCGATGACTTTGAGCATCTGCGTTTTAACACAGCGATCAGCCAATTGATGATTTTTGTCAATGAAGCTTACAAAACCGAAGTGCTGCCGCGTGAAGCGATGGCTGACTTTGTGAAAATGCTGTCCCCGCTTGCGCCGCATATTGCGGAAGAGCTGTGGGAGAAGCTGGGCGGAACAGGGACGATTACTTACGAGTCCTGGCCGACATGGGAAGAGGCTTGGACGGTTGACCAAGAGGTTGAAATCGTCGTTCAAGTTAATGGCAAAATCATTGAGCGCCTGTCAATAGCGGCAGACACGGATGAAGCGGAAATGGAACGTCTTGCGAAGGAACTGGCTAAGGTGCAGGAGCTTATCGCAGGCAAAACCATCCGCAAGGTTGTAGCTGTAAAAGGTAAAATCGTCAACATCGTTGCCAATTAA
- the comER gene encoding late competence protein ComER codes for MKVGFIGTGTMGSLLIEALIASGALESDQISVSNRTFSKAQALADRYAGLQAEASNARAAFGKDIVFLCIKPHEFKKVIDDISSVIRPEQLLVSITSPVLLSHLEEVVPCKVAKVIPSITNHVWSGASLCIYGSRIQSEDKERLEALLAFISEPLQIDESYTRVVSDLSSCGPAFISCLLEQFVDAAVEETGIDREEALKVASAMLLGTGLLLTEGGLTPADVQARVAVPGGITAQALKLLRNETDDVFNRLIRTTHAKFNDDVAKVSVSFYGEEVNGQ; via the coding sequence ATGAAAGTTGGATTTATTGGAACGGGAACGATGGGCAGTCTGCTCATTGAAGCATTAATCGCTTCGGGAGCACTGGAATCCGATCAAATTTCCGTCAGCAATCGCACTTTCTCCAAAGCGCAGGCGCTCGCTGACCGCTATGCCGGACTTCAAGCAGAAGCGAGCAATGCTCGTGCCGCATTTGGCAAGGATATTGTTTTTCTCTGCATTAAACCGCATGAATTTAAAAAGGTCATCGACGACATATCCTCTGTCATAAGGCCTGAGCAGCTGCTAGTTTCAATTACAAGCCCGGTGCTGCTCTCACATCTTGAGGAAGTCGTCCCATGCAAAGTAGCGAAAGTCATTCCCAGCATTACGAATCATGTATGGAGCGGCGCTTCCTTATGTATTTATGGCTCCCGCATCCAAAGCGAGGACAAGGAACGGCTCGAAGCGCTGCTCGCCTTTATTAGCGAACCGCTGCAAATTGATGAATCCTATACGCGTGTCGTCTCCGACCTCTCCAGCTGCGGACCGGCGTTTATTTCTTGTCTGCTGGAGCAGTTCGTCGACGCGGCAGTTGAAGAGACGGGCATTGACCGCGAGGAAGCGCTCAAGGTGGCAAGTGCCATGCTGCTCGGGACAGGGCTGCTCTTGACCGAAGGAGGCCTTACCCCAGCTGATGTGCAGGCCCGGGTAGCCGTTCCCGGAGGCATTACAGCACAGGCGCTCAAATTGCTTCGCAATGAGACCGATGATGTATTCAACCGGCTTATTCGCACAACTCATGCCAAATTCAATGACGATGTCGCCAAAGTTTCCGTATCTTTCTACGGCGAAGAGGTGAACGGTCAATAG
- a CDS encoding helix-hairpin-helix domain-containing protein: MGQRVKEKQYGKSRNGKRAIMAGCLLLACGLLGAAMFMPKEQAPSGWMTLNAAVEAALEPEQGNEPASAGVKSEAGEDSGLGKQANGEGQQGSTAANGSSGKPSSDSGEDGENGSGKMPATADGAVEGTVTSRLDGAGKAVQGGANAAAGELGEADAGSSRGNGNVNNNENLTGYNTGNSELHMPETSATKGSSAVEAAQNEPGEGAASSTDSGKLDINRATVQELDGLKGIGPAKAKAIVENREKNGRFTSVDDLQRVKGIGPKLLEGMKDSIVANP, from the coding sequence ATGGGGCAACGAGTGAAGGAGAAGCAGTATGGGAAAAGCCGGAATGGGAAGCGGGCGATTATGGCGGGTTGTTTGCTGCTTGCCTGCGGGCTGCTTGGAGCTGCCATGTTTATGCCGAAGGAGCAGGCTCCGAGCGGCTGGATGACGCTAAATGCGGCGGTAGAGGCAGCGTTGGAGCCAGAGCAAGGCAATGAACCTGCTTCTGCTGGGGTGAAGAGCGAGGCTGGAGAGGATAGCGGCTTAGGGAAGCAGGCGAATGGAGAAGGACAACAGGGGAGTACAGCGGCAAATGGCAGTAGTGGAAAACCGTCCTCGGACAGCGGTGAAGATGGGGAAAATGGGAGCGGGAAGATGCCAGCTACTGCTGATGGAGCAGTAGAAGGGACTGTAACATCCCGGTTGGATGGTGCTGGGAAGGCGGTGCAAGGTGGGGCAAACGCTGCTGCTGGTGAATTAGGAGAAGCTGATGCTGGAAGCAGCCGTGGGAACGGAAATGTGAATAATAATGAAAATTTGACTGGATATAATACTGGAAATTCGGAGCTGCACATGCCGGAAACTAGTGCGACTAAAGGGAGCAGTGCAGTTGAAGCGGCACAGAATGAGCCAGGTGAAGGTGCCGCGTCGTCGACGGATTCGGGCAAGCTGGATATTAACCGGGCAACTGTTCAGGAGCTCGATGGGCTGAAGGGAATCGGTCCGGCGAAAGCTAAAGCAATCGTAGAAAATCGGGAGAAAAATGGGCGTTTTACATCGGTCGATGACTTGCAGCGAGTGAAAGGAATTGGACCTAAGCTGCTGGAAGGCATGAAAGACAGCATTGTCGCCAATCCTTAA
- a CDS encoding dCMP deaminase family protein — protein MAIVGQDAERKDWDTYFMDIAYMVSTRSRCPRRHVGAVLVQGKKLLGTAYNGAPMGVQDCSEAGCMIAEEWEIKQENGEEQMAKKQRCIRTIHAEQNLLLFTDRADREGSTVYVTDQPCWTCANMLANSGIKEVVYHRGYPKDSEKVVTLMGHKGIAFRCLEGYEPPPQAGMAVIS, from the coding sequence ATGGCAATAGTAGGGCAAGACGCCGAACGCAAAGACTGGGATACGTATTTTATGGACATCGCTTATATGGTATCGACGCGCTCACGCTGCCCAAGGCGGCATGTGGGAGCTGTTTTGGTGCAGGGCAAGAAGCTGCTTGGCACCGCATATAATGGAGCGCCGATGGGCGTTCAGGATTGCTCGGAAGCGGGCTGCATGATTGCGGAGGAGTGGGAAATTAAGCAGGAGAATGGCGAGGAGCAAATGGCAAAAAAACAGCGCTGCATTCGCACAATCCATGCGGAGCAAAATTTGCTGCTGTTTACCGATCGAGCCGACCGTGAAGGCTCAACGGTATATGTGACAGACCAGCCTTGCTGGACTTGCGCGAATATGCTTGCGAACAGCGGGATAAAAGAGGTTGTCTATCACCGCGGCTACCCGAAAGACAGCGAGAAGGTTGTGACGCTGATGGGGCACAAAGGCATTGCTTTTCGTTGTCTGGAAGGCTACGAGCCGCCGCCGCAGGCGGGAATGGCTGTAATTTCTTAA
- a CDS encoding ComEC/Rec2 family competence protein, translating to MNRRPLLWFAVCFVAGCASGAKLSGAGAVLAAGGVAVAALALVLSGRLTRKLAAVCVVGFVLAAGERMWADARNVTGLLDVLRAAEAQGSDAAIAAQASGTIASVVEIDGDRASFELAVDAASVAGFGSLRQLGGERMLVQLRLEEQLQQEVAAAWRRGDVVGVKGQLAQPAGPANRGGFDYRRYLSSQKIHWLLQATGTGAIDVAPGPPWTAAALLGRVDTVRAWLAARLSNMYPGMQAGYMQGLVLGITDDLDPSLMQQFARLGLTHILAISGLHVAVFLYALGLILRLCRMTRERLLLTLVFAVPFYVLLSGASPSVVRAGVMGMLGLLAARMHKLKDGLHILAAAAVIMLALNPFYLENVSFQLSFIVTLGLILGVPPVRRAMPHWKRGETLLDLIAVSVVAQAVSFPVSIYYFNQFHLLSLPANLLLVPFISFIIMPLGGAALFIHIAWPTGGKLLAWASVYANDWTFWLVDWLARADLFRTIWATPPLWWIAAWYGALALLFRSLPVSELSAAREQGPDSEHSNLAGGHENGELETQPLYELSAIHRKGGITVPSKSSDGFAGFSYASAAKALLFLRSFFSAVLIMLALLLFAYHPDLFDRDGRVHVLDIGQGDAIYVRTPEGKHLLIDGGGTVSFRKAGEEWRARKDPFEVGKKVIAPLLMKRGVQQIDLLVVSHLDSDHIRGLKAVMDSIPVKGLLWNGSVKHSPDAEELLAYAVRHEIPMYRAEAGQEWEMGKNTSLNVLWPPAVNQTEGSSISNMEIKELEEQNEASVVLYLTMKNYTFLLTGDIGFETEERLLALMDENPAFYAACCAKVDVLKVAHHGSRYSTAANWLERWQPLSAAISAGATNSYGHPHGDVLGRLKAAGTEVRRTDQDGEIEYRAVSGRLQARTMNKGN from the coding sequence ATGAATAGAAGACCGCTGCTATGGTTTGCGGTATGTTTTGTGGCAGGCTGCGCGAGCGGCGCGAAGTTGAGCGGCGCAGGAGCTGTGCTGGCGGCGGGCGGTGTGGCGGTAGCCGCCCTGGCGCTGGTTTTGTCGGGGCGGCTGACGCGAAAGCTGGCTGCCGTATGTGTAGTCGGCTTCGTCCTTGCAGCTGGAGAACGAATGTGGGCGGATGCCCGCAATGTGACTGGACTGCTGGACGTGCTGCGCGCCGCAGAGGCGCAGGGGTCGGACGCTGCGATAGCGGCCCAAGCGTCCGGGACGATTGCGTCGGTCGTCGAGATCGACGGCGACCGGGCAAGCTTTGAGCTGGCGGTCGATGCCGCCAGCGTAGCGGGCTTTGGCTCGCTGCGCCAGCTCGGCGGCGAGCGGATGCTTGTGCAGCTGCGGCTCGAGGAGCAGCTGCAGCAGGAGGTCGCCGCTGCTTGGCGTCGCGGCGACGTCGTTGGCGTTAAGGGCCAGCTGGCGCAGCCCGCTGGCCCGGCTAATCGCGGCGGCTTCGACTACCGCCGCTACTTGAGCAGCCAGAAAATCCACTGGCTGCTTCAAGCTACGGGCACAGGCGCGATCGACGTCGCGCCTGGCCCGCCATGGACCGCGGCCGCGCTGCTCGGCCGCGTCGACACCGTGCGCGCCTGGCTCGCCGCACGGCTTTCGAACATGTACCCGGGCATGCAAGCCGGCTACATGCAAGGTCTCGTCCTCGGGATCACGGATGATCTTGATCCCTCCCTCATGCAGCAATTTGCTCGCCTTGGCTTAACGCATATACTCGCCATATCGGGCCTGCACGTCGCGGTATTCCTCTACGCGCTTGGCCTGATTTTACGGCTTTGCCGCATGACGCGGGAGCGCCTGCTGCTGACGCTCGTTTTTGCCGTGCCCTTCTATGTGCTGCTCAGCGGCGCTTCGCCTTCGGTTGTACGGGCCGGAGTGATGGGCATGCTTGGCCTCCTGGCAGCGCGCATGCACAAGCTTAAGGATGGCCTGCATATATTGGCGGCCGCAGCCGTCATCATGCTGGCGTTAAATCCGTTTTATCTGGAAAATGTCAGCTTCCAGCTTTCGTTTATCGTAACGCTAGGCCTTATTCTTGGCGTTCCTCCAGTAAGGCGAGCCATGCCTCACTGGAAACGGGGCGAAACGCTGCTCGATTTGATCGCCGTCAGCGTCGTGGCACAGGCCGTCTCGTTTCCGGTTTCCATTTATTATTTCAACCAATTCCATTTGCTGTCGCTCCCGGCGAATTTGCTGCTCGTGCCATTTATCAGCTTTATCATTATGCCGCTAGGCGGAGCCGCACTTTTTATTCACATAGCTTGGCCAACAGGCGGCAAACTGCTCGCATGGGCGAGCGTCTACGCCAACGACTGGACATTTTGGCTTGTGGACTGGCTCGCAAGGGCGGATTTATTTCGCACGATTTGGGCGACTCCACCGCTATGGTGGATCGCTGCTTGGTATGGCGCTTTAGCGCTGCTATTCCGCTCCCTTCCAGTGAGCGAGTTATCAGCCGCCCGTGAACAGGGGCCAGATTCAGAGCATAGCAATCTTGCGGGAGGCCACGAAAACGGCGAGTTGGAGACGCAGCCGCTCTACGAGCTTTCAGCTATACATCGCAAGGGCGGCATTACTGTTCCTAGCAAGTCTTCTGATGGCTTTGCTGGTTTTTCGTATGCATCAGCTGCGAAGGCGCTTCTTTTTCTTAGAAGCTTTTTTTCAGCCGTGCTTATCATGCTGGCACTGTTATTATTCGCCTATCATCCGGATTTATTTGATCGTGACGGCCGCGTTCATGTGCTTGATATCGGACAAGGGGACGCTATTTATGTCAGAACGCCGGAAGGGAAGCATCTGTTGATCGACGGTGGGGGAACGGTTTCTTTCCGCAAGGCCGGCGAGGAGTGGAGAGCGCGCAAGGACCCATTCGAGGTAGGCAAAAAGGTTATCGCCCCGCTGCTAATGAAGCGCGGAGTGCAGCAGATTGATTTGCTCGTAGTCAGCCATTTGGACAGCGATCATATTAGGGGGCTTAAAGCGGTTATGGATTCGATCCCAGTCAAAGGGCTGTTATGGAACGGCAGTGTGAAGCATTCACCAGATGCGGAGGAATTGCTAGCCTATGCGGTTCGCCATGAGATTCCAATGTACCGGGCAGAGGCGGGGCAGGAGTGGGAAATGGGCAAAAACACAAGTCTGAACGTTTTATGGCCTCCTGCTGTTAACCAAACGGAAGGAAGCAGCATTTCCAACATGGAAATCAAGGAGCTTGAGGAGCAGAACGAAGCCAGTGTTGTCCTTTATTTGACGATGAAGAATTATACTTTTCTGCTGACAGGAGACATCGGATTTGAGACGGAGGAGCGGTTGCTGGCCCTTATGGACGAAAATCCAGCTTTTTATGCAGCTTGCTGCGCCAAAGTTGATGTGCTTAAAGTAGCACATCATGGAAGCCGTTATTCGACTGCCGCCAATTGGCTGGAACGCTGGCAGCCGCTGAGTGCGGCGATTTCCGCAGGGGCGACAAACAGCTACGGCCATCCTCATGGGGATGTGCTGGGACGCTTAAAGGCAGCCGGAACCGAGGTGCGCCGAACAGATCAGGACGGTGAAATTGAAT